The following coding sequences are from one Epinephelus fuscoguttatus linkage group LG5, E.fuscoguttatus.final_Chr_v1 window:
- the LOC125888448 gene encoding olfactory receptor 52K1-like translates to MNLSMENVSSHKHFILNGFNELGVLRPVLFIPFFIMFVVALSANFMLLYIIISQRSLHSPMYILIAGMACVDLSSPLVIVPNMLLSFLFGWRGISLISCLVQMHFIHFLGAFQSTLLVWMALDRYFAICSPLCYHERMVLPRFLKFVIPLLIRNIFLNTLVVSLAGSLSFCSSNVINHCFCEHMALVELACESTAKNNLVGLLGVFLTPVADFIFISSSYVVIFTSVLSSGESGVKALHTCVTHIVVMTVSLTFALVAYLSYRIRNGLPAAVRVFFSIMYVLFPSCFNPIIYGMRTTEIRQHILKTMTSCRFVQTVPHS, encoded by the coding sequence ATGGAGAACGTCTCTTCACACAAACATTTCATTCTCAATGGCTTCAATGAACTTGGAGTTCTGAGGCCCGTCCTCTTCATCCCATTCTTcatcatgtttgttgtggcactGTCGGCCAACTTCATGCTGCTGTATATCATCATTTCACAGAGGAGCCTCCACTCGCCAATGTACATCCTCATTGCTGGCATGGCATGTGTGGACCTGAGCTCCCCACTGGTCATTGTTCCCAACATGCTGCTGAGCTTCCTGTTTGGCTGGAGGGGAATCTCTCTGATTAGCTGCCTGGTTCAGATGCACTTCATTCACTTTTTAGGAGCTTTTCAGTCCACATTGTTGGTGTGGATGGCACTGGACCGCTACTTTGCCATCTGTTCGCCACTCTGCTACCATGAACGCATGGTGTTACCACGATTCCTCAAATTCGTAATTCCACTTCTTATTAGAAACATCTTCCTGAATACACTTGTGGTGAGTTTGGCAGGATCATTGTCATTCTGCTCTTCAAATGTGATAAATCACTGTTTCTGTGAGCACATGGCCTTAGTGGAGCTGGCCTGTGAAAGCACCGCCAAAAACAACCTGGTTGGGCTTTTGGGTGTCTTCCTCACCCCTGTAGCAGACTTCATCTTCATCAGTTCTTCTTATGTGGTCATATTTACCTCCGTGCTTAGTTCCGGTGAGTCGGGTGTTAAAGCGCTCCACACTTGCGTCACTCACATTGTGGTAATGACCGTCAGCCTGACCTTTGCACTTGTTGCATACCTGTCATATCGAATCAGAAACGGTCTTCCTGCTGCTGTACGGGTTTTCTTTAGTATCATGTATGTGTTGTTCCCGAGCTGTTTCAACCCAATCATTTACGGCATGAGAACCACTGAGATTCGACAGCACATCCTGAAGACCATGACATCCTGTCGCTTCGTGCAAACTGTTCCccattcttaa
- the or55e1 gene encoding olfactory receptor 51E2, whose translation MNICSIVIKPVGEAGAMLEAPLDRNFSHSTFLFRGFPELHKHRRLLALPFSTSYLTALLGNSLLVYVIRSVESLHSPMYLLICTLCVVDILVVTAIIPNMLLGLLFDWDEISLGGCLTQMFFTHFLSSLESTLLLAMALDRYVAICQPLRYAKIINSSMFVKLLLFTLIRSGSIMVTLVGLASSLHFCGSNTIQHCYCDHMALVSLACGNTEKNSTAGLAVIVCFVGVDIPLIFFSYMKILSVVLRAAAAGEDRWKAFHTCGTHLIVMMCFYLVGSVTFLSHNLNIPIPTDVNTFMGLMYILFPATVNPIIYGVRTKEIRNGFLRIFKVRVEKVLMVKVSPAGKRQT comes from the exons atgaacATCTGTTCGATCGTCATAAAACCTGTTG GTGAAGCCGGGGCCATGTTGGAGGCGCCACTGGACAGGAACTTCTCCCATAGCACCTTCTTGTTCAGAGGTTTTCCTGAGCTGCACAAACACCGACGGCTGCTGGCGCTGCCGTTCTCCACGTCCTACCTGACGGCGCTGCTGGGAAACTCTCTGCTGGTGTACGTGATCCGAAGCGTGGAGAGTCTGCACAGCCCCATGTACCTCCTCATCTGCACGCTCTGTGTCGTCGACATCCTTGTGGTGACTGCCATCATCCCCAACATGCTCCTCGGCCTCCTCTTCGACTGGGACGAGATCTCACTGGGTGGCTGCTTGACTCAGATGTTCTTCACTCACTTCCTGTCCTCATTGGAGTCAACATTGCTGCTGGCAATGGCACTGGACCGCTATGTCGCCATCTGCCAGCCACTGCGCTATGCCAAAATCATCAACTCCTCCATGTTCGTGAAGCTGCTGCTCTTCACTCTGATCCGCAGTGGCTCCATCATGGTGACGCTGGTCGGTTTGGCAAGTTCGCTGCACTTTTGTGGCTCGAACACAATCCAACACTGCTACTGTGACCACATGGCGCTGGTCAGCCTGGCGTGTGgcaacacagagaaaaacagcacaGCAGGCCTCGCTGTGATTGTCTGTTTTGTGGGCGTGGACATACCGCTCATCTTCTTCTCCTACATGAAGATCTTGAGCGTTGTCTTGCGAGCAGCGGCAGCTGGTGAGGACCGCTGGAAGGCGTTTCACACCTGTGGCACTCACCTGATTGTCATGATGTGTTTCTACCTGGTGGGCAGCGTCACGTTCCTCTCTCACAACCTGAACATCCCCATCCCAACGGACGTCAACACCTTCATGGGACTCATGTACATTCTGTTCCCGGCGACAGTTAACCCCATCATCTACGGTGTTCGGACTAAAGAAATCCGAAATGGCTTTTTACGGATTTTTAAAGTGCGAGTGGAAAAAGTTTTGATGGTGAAAGTTTCTCCAGCTGGAAAAAGACAAACGTGA